The DNA segment TAAACTTGCTCGAAAATTACCGCCTGAGCCAGGTGGTGATTGAGCACAAAGGCCGATAGCGTCAACATGGCATCGGCCCGGCCTCGAACTTCTTCGTCAAAACCGAACGCGCCACCAATACAAAAGACAATTCGACTGCGTCCTGTCGCTAGCCATCGCTCTAGCTTTTTAGAAAATTGAATCGACGTCAGCTGATCTCCACGCTCGTCCAGGACAACGACGAAATCTGTGGGCTTGAATTTATCCAGATAAAGCTTGGATTCTACTTTCCGCTTCACATCAGCGTTCGCGCGATCGTCTTTCGACGGTTTCATTCGCACTACTTCAGTGCGATAAAACCGAGAGAGTTTTTTTACGTACTCCGTCTCGAACTCCTGTAGCCATTTTTCTTTGTCGCCACCGACAAAAAGAAATTGCAGGATCACGGCGCCAATGGATCCTTGATGGCGAGATCTTTCGAATTTCTCCAAAGTTCTTCAAGGCGATATTCCTGGCGCACAAAGTCGTAGAAGATATGAACAATCAATGAGCCATAATCGAGTAGCACCCAGCGGCCCTCCGCTGCGCCCTCTACACTTTGCGGGAAAATGTTGAATTCTTCCTTCACTGCCGCCTGAACTGCCTCTGCTAGGGCTGCTGTGTGACGAGTGCTCGTTCCAGATGCGATCAAGGCAAATTCTGTTGGCGCCGTCGTTGGACGAAGATCAAAGCCTTTAACGTTGAGACCCTTTTTCGAAAACAGCGCCTCTGCGCAAAACCGAGTGAACTGCTCGTAATCACCAACGCGCGCGCCGATCGGCCCGTACAGATTTTTCGACTTGATGTACTCTTCCACCTCAATGGACATGTACTTCTCAACAGACCGACCTGTTCGAAGCCGTTTTCGAACTTCGGTTGCCGCAACGTCTGCATCTGGCATTCGGATAAATTCGATATGGCGTCCAGTTGTGAGTTGCCCAAACCCTTTTTCAAAGTCCGAGATATAAGGGCGAAGCCCCTCTGGAAAGTCCAAAAGAGAGGTCGGCAGGCTGTGGCCTACCCGTGAAATTACAACGACGTTCGCTAGCTCTAGAATTCTGTCGATCCGATGCCAGCGATCAAGCTCTTCGAACTGATCCATACCGATAATCAAATGCATTCCAGCGGGATCAAATTCTTTTGCGAAGGATTCAAGAGTCGTCGAGGTGTAGGACAAACCGCCGCGCTTAAGCTCGCGATCATCAACAACGACATATTCCGCGTCAGACGCAAAACCAATGCGACACATTTCCAGACGATCTTCGTCGCGCGGGCCTTCTGTGCGCGGCTTGCGCGGATTTTGCGCCGCAGGTACAACAAAGACTTTCTCAAGATTCAGGCGCGAACGCACTGTGCGAACGCAGCTCAAGTGGCCGACGTGGAGCGGGTCAAAGGTGCCGCCAAAAATTCCAATTCGGGTAAAATCACTCACTTTAAAACTCTCTTTCCAATTTCAATCGTTAATTCTTTTAAACCTTTTCGCGCGGCTGCTGAAATCGCCATCGTTTCAACCCCGGCCCGACGAAATCGTCCTTGAAGTTCTTCCAGATCTTCTAGGCGAACGGCATCAATTTTGTTGAGGACCACAAGCTGATCGCGAGTTGCCAACGGACGGTAATCGGGATCATCTTTTTTCGCGATGTCATACTGCTCGAGTTCATTTTTGATATCGAGGTAATCTTGATAGGGGTCGCGTCCGCCGGCACCGCTGGCATCTACCAAGTGAATAAACAGTCCCGTGCGTTCGATGTGCCGTAAAAATTGAATACCAAGGCCGACACCTTTGTGCGCGCCGGGAACCAATCCCGGAATATCGGCGATGACGAACGTTTGTTCATCATTGGCTTTCACCACGCCCAAGTTCGGAGACAGCGTCGTAAACGGATAATCCGCAATCTTTGGTTTGGCTGCAGAGATCACCGAGATCAAAGTCGATTTACCTGCATTCGGGTATCCCACTAAGCCGACATCCGCGATCAGCTTCAGTTCCAATGTTACAGACTTTGATTGGCCGTCTTCACCTGGCTGCGCAACATCAGGCGCTTGGTTGACGCTCGTTCGGAAAAACCAATTTCCTTTTCCGCCCCGACCGCCTTGCAAGAAGACGGTGTCGCCTTCAGTTTCGAGATCTAAAAGGATTTCACCAGTCTCGGCATCGCGAACGACAGTTCCGGGAGGGACGCGAAGATAGAGATCTTCGCCATCATGCCCCGTCATGTTTCGGCCTTGTCCAGGGTCTCCGTCTCGCGCGTGAAACTTTCTTTTGTATCGGAAATCAAGCAGGGTGTTCATTTGTCTCGTCACACGAAAGTATACATGACCGCCACGACCTCCGTCGCCGCCATCGGGCCCGCCGCGGGGATCATGGGACTCCCGACGAAAGCTGACAACTCCGGGACCGCCGTGGCCCGAGCTGACTGAGATAGTGACTTCATCAACAAACTTCAAAAAAACTCCAAATCCAAAAAATAGGGCCGGGCAACAATGTCCGGCCAAAAAAAAGGGCCGGCCCAAAAAAAAAGGCTGGTCCGTGACCAGCCCTGATTCCCGTTCGAACCGGCGAAACCTGCTTATTAAGCTGATTTCTGCGCTGTCGCTGCAACCGGATATACGCTGACTTTCATGCGATTTTTATCGATGCGTTCGAATTTCACTTCGCCAGTTGTGACTGAATAGATTGTGAAATCGCGGCCCATGCGAACACCTTTTCCGAGGTGGAACTTAGTTCCACGCTGACGAACGATGATCACACCTGGTTGAACTTTTTCTCCGCCGAATGCTTTAACGCCAAGGCGTTGCCCTGCGCTGTCTCGACCGTTCCGCGTACTACCTGCTGCCTTCTTACTTGCCATGACCGATACCTCGTAGTTTTAAAATTTAAATTATTTCTTCGAAGCTTTTTTGGCTGGTTTTTTCGCAGCCTTCTTAGCTCCGGCTTTCGCCTTCGTTTTCTTCGCAGCAGCTTTCTTAGGAGCGGCAGCTTTCTTCGTTTTTGTAGCGACTTTCACCGCAGCTTTTTTCTTCTTCGCTTCGACAACGGCTTTCTTGCCCGATGCTTTTAACGATTCAGCGTAAGCCAATTCGCGTGCCGCTTTTTTCGCTGGGTCGACAACTTGTGGCTTCTTTTCAGCCTTCATCGTTTGACCTTCTGGCGAAGTGATCGCTGCAACGAAGAGCTCTGTGAAGTCTTGGCGGTGACCGTGGGTACGGCGATAGCCTTGACGACGCTTCTTCTTGAAGACAGTGATCTTCGCATCGCGACCTTGACGAACAACAGTGACCGTCACTTTCGCGTCTTTAACAAGGGGCGAACCGATAAATGCTTTGTCGCCGCCGACCATGAGAACGTCGGTGAGGTCGAATGTTTCGCCTGGATTTTTTTCGAGCTTCTGAACGCGAACGACGTCGCCGGCTTGAACTCGATATTGCTTACCGCCGGTACGAATAATGGCGAACATTGAGAGGACCTCCAAAAACAGGGTATGAAGAGCGAAGCTCTCGTTGATGCCATGACCTGGGACGCATTGTCAATGAAATCAGCAGTTTGAAAGACTCTTCATGGCGCTGCTCAATCTAGCGGCTTTGAGTTCTTCGATTTTTCGCTGATGCCCGCCAATCGGGCATGGCTCACCAGAAGAAATCCGGGTTATTTCAGATCCTTAGACGCCTGGGGGCCGGACCGTGAAATTTCATATTGTTCACGGTGAAACCCCGGCTCTAGCTTAAATACTACGCTCTGCCCGATGCGTCTTTCCACGTCATCGAGCGCTTCGGTCTCTTCTGCGTAAATGTAATCGCCGATTTCCGCGTGGCAATGGACGACCAAAACGGACTCCGCCTGACTCGACGAGGCCTCGCGCTCGAGATCTCGAAAAATTTCTCGAGCCACGGTCGATTTCGTCTTCACATAGGCTTTTCCGTCGCAGTGACTGCAGGGCTCGCAAAGAGTCTTAACCAAGCTCGGGCGGATCCGCTTACGAGTCATTTCCACAAGCCCAAGATTGGACATTGCTACGACCGTTGTTTTTGCACGGTCGCGCGCGAGTTCTTCGCGAAGTGATTCGAGTACTTTTTCGCGGTGAGCTTCACGCTCCATGTCGATGAAGTCGATAATGATAATTCCACCGGCGTTTCGAATGCGAAGCTGGTGAGCGATTTCTCGGACCGCCTCGAGATTGGTTTTCAGGATCGTGTCTTCGAGATCGCGCTTCCCGACATAACGACCCGTATTCACGTCAATCACAACCAACGCTTCCGCCTCGTCAATGACGATATAGCCGCCAGACTTGAGCCAGATCTTTCTTTCCAACGAACGTGAGATCTCGATATCAATTTCGTACTGGTCAAAAAGCGGCCGGCTTTCCTTGTATAGGGAAACTTTGTTTTTAAAGCGAGGCATAAATTGCGCGAGGAACGCGAGAATTTTTTTATGAGTTTCCTCATCATCAGTCACAACTCGGTCGACATCTTCCGTCAGACTGTCGCGAAGTGCGCGAAGCTCGACGTCTGGCTCGGCGTGAACGAGGCCTGGTTTGTTTCGCTTTTCATAGGCGCGTTGAACGTCTTGCCACAGTCGATTGAGGTAATCCAAATCGGCGCGCAGGCTTCCTTCAGTGGCTCCTTCGCCCGCCGTGCGCACGATGACTCCTCCTTTCGGATCGATCACATCGACGAGTTCTCGCAGACGATCGCGCTCGCCCGGATCCTCAATTCGGCGAGAAACCCCGCGGTGATTGAGCGTCGGAAGATAAACTACGTGCCTACCTGGAAGCGAAATATGCGTCGTGATGCGTGCGCCCTTTGTACCCAAGGGATCCTTCGCCACCTGCACTAAAATCCACTGACCCTCTGTTAGTAGCTCTTGGATTTTAGGCCGGTCAGCAGCATCAAGACTTGCGGCAGCACTCGCAGCGGAATTTGCAGCAGATCCCGCCGACAAGGCGTCGCCGTTATCAGAAGAGTCATCTCTCTCGTCACCGTCCAAAAGATCAGTGCCCTCGCCATCCAAGTTTGGTCGCACGTCGCCGACGTACAAAAAAGCCGCGCGATCGAGACCGATGTCTACAAACGCAGCCTGCATACCCGGCAAAACGCGCAAGACCTTGCCGCGATGAACGGACCCGACCAATGTCGGGGAGGTCTTCTGTTCAATTTTAAGGTCATTCAAGACGCCATTTTCAATATAGGCGACCCGGGTTTCGCTGGGCCGGACGTTGATCAAGATTTCTGTCGCCATAATTCAATTCCGATCCATGAGATTCCGATAGGTTAACTGAGTTTCTCTTAACGTAGGTGCGGGGATCATGGCAAAGATCGATGAGCTTTTCAAATTGATGGTTCAAAAAGACGCGTCCGACCTTCACTTAGTTGCAGGATCGCCACCATACATGCGGATCAGCGGAGAAATGGAAAAGCTGGATATGCCGACTGTGACTGCGCAAGACGCCCAAGACTTAATTTTCGAGATTTGTAACGACAAGCAGAAAAAAGAATTCATCACCAACTGGGAACTCGATTTCGCCTACACCAACGAACCCATTGGCCGCTTTCGGGTCAACGTGTTCATGCAACGAAAAGGGATCGGCGTCGTCTGTCGTGTGATCCCAACTAAAATCAAAACCGCGGAACAGCTTGGATTGCCAAATAGCCTTCTAGAAATGATCAACTGCCACAAAGGTTTGATTTGCGTCACAGGCCCCACGGGCTCTGGAAAATCGACGACCCTGGCGGCGCTTATCCACCACATCAACGCCAACCAACAGTCACACATTCTGACGATCGAAGATCCAATCGAATTCGTGCACCCAAGCTTGAAGTCCCTCGTCAACCAACGCGAAGTTCACAATCACTCGAAATCTTTTGCGAACGCGCTGAAAGCCGCGCTTCGTGAAGATCCAGATGTGATTCTGGTTGGTGAGATGCGAGATCTCGAGACGATCTCACTTGCGATTTCGGCGGCCGAAACAGGCCACTTGGTTTTTGGAACCCTACACACGAACAACGCGCACAAAACAGTTGATCGTATCATTGACGTTTTCCCCGGCGACCGTCAGTCGCAGATTCGTGTTCAGTTATCGGAATCGTTGCGCGGAGTAATTTCGCAGTCGCTGCTGCCAAAAGTGGGCGGCGGACGCGTTGCCGTACAAGAAGTGATGTTCTGCAACAAAGCGATCGCCAATCTCATTCGCGAAGGAAAAACATTTCAGATCCCTTCGACTATGCAGACCGGGAAAAATCAAGGGATGGTCACCTACGACTCGGCCGTTGAGGCTCTTATCAATCGCGGTCTTCTTGCGAAAGATGTCGGTATGGAATTCTTAGGTAAGAGCACGACCGCCACAGGTGGGGAGGAAAAAGGGCACGGAGGCGGCCAGTCCGCTGTCCTTGGTGGATCCGCCGCCAGCACGCCTACGCCACCACCATCTGGCATCACGATGCAGCCAGCGCAAACCGGACCCGCTGCGGCGCTCGGCAATCTGGCGAGTCGATTTAAAAAGTCGAGCTAGAAACCAAAAATCGAATATGAAAAACCGAGGTCCGAAGTTTCCTGCGGCTGGCGACTGGCGAGAGCGGTGTAGCTAGGCGCTGGCCCGAGAAGTTCATCACGGCTTGGCGCAAGGCCATAGAACTCGTCGGGATTTGTGGCCGCACTGTAAGTCACTGCGATGGTGCCCGTGATCACTCCAACCGCAAAACCGACGGCGATGTTTGAGAGTTTATCTTGCGGACGACCGTAGAAGCTCAAAGTACTCAACCCTAGCACTGCCCCGCCGAGTCCAGAATAAATAATGGTCGCCAGTTGCCGACGCGGGCCCCCTGCTGTTGGACGATCTTCGGGTGAGCCCGAACGGACGTTGGTTTGCGAGAGGGCGGCCTGCGGAATTAGAGTCGCTGAAATGAGGATCAATATAACTCGCGAGATAAAATGCATCCGCTGGTTCTCCTTAAACAGACTTTTAATCAAGCCAAGGCTTCTCGCCATCGAGAGCAATCGTAAACAACCCCGTTTTCCAGTCTGTATTCAAACCGTCTTTGGATGCAAGATCCGTTGATTTGACTTCGCGAACCGCCGAAAGCATTGGCCCGCGGCGCACAGCGCGCTCGAATTCATCCAGGCTTTTTTCTGACCCCTGCGCGAAAAATTCGACGCGTCCGTCTTCCAGATTTCGAACAATTCCACTGACATCGTATTCCTGGGCCTGCTTTTCGACAAATCGCCGAAATCCGACCCCTTGAACACGACCTGATACAAGATAGTGACGCAAGCTCATCGCTGTGACATTAACAGGCTTTCGGGTCACTCGCACATGACCTTTATTCTCTGACGAGGAGTGGAACAATGCGCCAAACGCCCCCGCCGTCGCCGGCACCACCTAAGACGCCAAGCGAACTGGCACAGTTCATTGATCATACGCTGCTGCGCGCCGACGCGACCGAGGCGATGATACAGATTCTGTGCAAGGAAGCAATGACGCATGGATTTTACGCTGTTTGTGTGAATTCCGGCCATGTCGGTTACGCAAAACAAGTCTTATCAAAGCTACAAGATTCTAGCTCAGACATAGTGAAAAACCGCGACGTAAGGGTCGCAGCCGTGGTGGGTTTTCCACTGGGTGCGTGCACCACAACGACAAAGGTTTTTGAGACAATCGAGGCCATCAGGATCGGCGCATCCGAAATCGACATGGTCCTTCGCGTGGACCTCGTCAAGACCGGCGAATTTGGTCGTGTGCGCGACGATATTCGCGCTGTGGTCGGTGCGGCCACTAAAGCGCATCAATCTGCCGTCGTGAAAGTCATCCTCGAAACAGGCCTGTTAACGCTGGAAGAGATCGCAAGATCTTCACGGGCCGCCGACGAAGCCGGGGCTCACTTTATCAAGACATGCACAGGGTTTTCCACAGCAGGCCTACCGGCCGGCGGAGCGACTATAGAACACGTCGCGCTAATGCGCGAAAGTGCCGGAGATCACGTCAAAATCAAGGCGAGCGGCGGAATCCGAAACTTCGAAATGGCGCGCGGTTTAATACTCGCTGGTGCTGATCGTTTAGGCACAAGCTCAGGTGTTTCTTTGGTCGGCAGCACCGACACTCAAACCAATGGCGGATCGGGGTACTGATGGCGCAGTTTTTGGCTCCTGAAATCATCAAGCGCAAACGCGATGGACTTGAACTCTCCACCGAAGAAATTCGCTTCATGGTGGACGGATTTGTCAGCGGCAAAGTGCCCGATTACCAAATGTCGGCGTGGCTCATGGCGGTCTTGTTCAAAGGGATGACAGACGCCGAAACTTGGACGCTCACTAACATCATGATGCGATCGGGCCGCGTGCTGGATTTTTCAAATTTAGGAATCGCTGTCGACAAACATTCAACTGGGGGAGTTGGCGACAAAACAAGTTTAATCTTAGCGCCCATCGCGGCGGCGGCTGGAATTCCTGTGCCCATGATCGCAGGTCGCGGCCTCGGCCACACGGGCGGCACGATCGATAAATTAGAAACCATCCCAGGCTTTAGCTGCGAAATCACGATCGATAAATTCGAACGCCAGGTAAAAGATTTGGGCCTCGCGTTGATAGGACAGACGAATGAAATTTGTCCCGCCGACAAACGCATTTACGGACTGCGAGATGTCACAGCTACGGTTGAATCATTGCCTTTAATATGCGCCAGCATCATGTCGAAGAAAATGGCCGAAGGTATTCAAGGTTTGGTCCTCGATGTGAAGTGGGGCTCGGGCGCGTTTATGAAAACGCGCGCGCGCGCCGAGGAACTCGCAAATCGGCTTTGTTCGATCGGAACGGCCGGCGGTAAGCACGTGGTGGCTCTGGTCACTGATATGAACCAACCGCTGGGTCGCTTCATTGGAAACTCCGTGGAAGTCGAAGAATGTGTCGCGATTTTAAGACGCGAAGGATTGCGCGGACGAAGTCTACACGAGCTTCAAGATTGCGAAGAGTTAAGTATTGAACTTGCGGGTGTGATGATTTGGTTAGGCGGTAAGGCGCCAACACCCGAGGCCGGTGTCGCGGAGGCTAGAAAAATTTTAGATTCTGGGGCCGCCTTCGAGAAATTCGAAAAGTTGATTGCAGCGCAAGGTGGCGATCTCTCCGAACTGCCGCGCGCGGAAGTGATTTGTGAAGTATTCGCTAAGAAAACGGGAATCGTTTCATCTATCGACACAGAGCAGGTCGGCTATGCTGCGTTGATGCTGGGCGCAGGACGACGTTCCGCTGGCGATAAAATCGACCCTGTTGCGGGCATTGAATCTTTGGTTCGCCTAGGGGAATCCGTGCAAGAAGGTCAGCCTCTTTACCGCATATATGGCGGAAAACGAGGGACGAATAACAATCAAAGTGCGACGATGGCCGACGCGGGCCTTCGTTTGCTGGAAGCAACCGTGTTGGATAATTCCTTGCAAAGTTTCAAATCGGGCGATTTGATCGCTAGTAGAATTGGGTTTGGGGCAAAGGGGCCAACGCGTGAGCAATATCGTTGAAAGTCTAGAAGCATCTGTCGCGTACGTTCGGTCCGTCTGCCCACCGACAAAACTCAAGCCTCGAGTTGCAGTCGTACTAGGTTCCGGACTCGGTTCTTTTGTGAACAATGTCGAAGTTGAAGCCGCGATCCCCTACACCGATATTCCCGGATTTATTCCGCCCTCGGTCGACGGTCACAAGGGTCGTTTGATTCTGGGCCATGTCAAAGGTGTGCCGACCGCCGTGCTGCAAGGTCGAATCCATTTCTACGAAGGTCACTCGATGACAACTGTCGCGCACCCTGTGCGAACGGCCGCTCTGCTCGGTTGTGAAATCGTAATGCTGACAAATTCTGCCGGCGGTCTTGACCCGTCGATGCGTCCTGGAGACTTCATGGTGATCGATGATCACATCAATCTCATGGGTGACAATCCGCTGAAAGGGCCCAACATCGAAGAGTTTGGTCCGCGTTTTCCCGATATGACCGAAGCGTATGATCGAAAGCTTTCAGGAAAGATGGATGAGATTCTCAAGAAAATGGAAACGAAATTTTACCGCGGCGTTTATTGCGGCGTCAGCGGACCGACTTACGAAACTCCCGCCGAAGTTCGCTACCTGCAGCAGCTAGGTGGAAAAGCAGTTGGCATGTCGACGGTGCCCGAAACCATTGCGGCCAATCACTTGGGTCTTCGCGTCTGTGCGCTGTCTTGCATTACAAATTTGGCAGCGGGCCTTTCACAAAATAAACTCTCACACGAGGAAGTCACAGAAACGGCCCGTGCCGTCGAATCAAAATTTGGTCAATTCTTGGTCGAATTTATTTCGAGCCTTGAAGACTGAGAAAGTAACTTAAGGCCAACAGAGTGCATTCTAAAAAAATCTCTTCTCGCGACTTTTACAAAGTCGTGGACAAAGAAATGCGAAAGTTAAGGACTGACGGCTGGCAAAGCAGCGTCGCCTGGAATCACTACCCTGTGGCACTTGAAGTTACAGGGATTACTCTGCCAGTTCAGCGCGCCCGATTCAAAGCAGGCTATGCGGAGCTTGAGGGGCTTTCTCGCGAAGAGCAGGCTGCCTACTGGATTCAAGTTTGGCAGAACTCAAACTTGATGGTGTCACTTTCTCAAGCCATTTTCTTTTTTGAAATGTGGGCTAACGAGCGACGGAAACTTAAATCGAGCGGCGATGTCGACTTTGTGTTCGACCCGATTTGGACAAGACTTTTGAAAATGGTCGACCGGCTAGATAACTGGATTCATTCGGATGGTCTTTCGGGTTTAATCGCGGCAGCGGTAGAAGAACGGCAACGCGAACGCTTTCCCGTCTTGGTAAAATGGAACCGAGATAAAAATCCTTGGCGCCGTAGGCAATCAGTTGTTTCACTTCACTACTATTCGCGGTTCCGCAAAGTTCCACTTCCATCGTCAAAGACACTGCCATTGATCGAAAATCTTTTGGACGATGAACATTTTTACGTCCAACGAGGTGTTGGTTGGGCGCTTCGCGAATGTTACAACGTTGATCCCAAGGCGATGATGAAGTTTCTCAATAAGCACATCGGCCGGATCGCGCCCATTGGCTATTACGCTGCCGTCGAACGACTTTCTTCCAAAGAAAAAGCGCGCCTGCGAGAGCTGAGAAAAAAACAGCGCCAGCTAACACCGCGGAAAAAGTCCGCCCGGGCCAAGGTCTAGTAAAAAATCGGCGCAGAGCCTCCTGCTTCTTTGTCTAGATTAACCAGAAAAAGGGCCTAGCTGGACTAACCGAATCCGTCTCAGAAACCGACATTACTTTATCGAGGTCGAATGGATTCGATCGCGATGAAGTCCTGAAAACCGCTCTAGTAGCTGGTTTTGAGGCGCGACAGGGAGGTCGCAATGTCCAATCAAACACAATGGTCGTCGGAACCCACGCCGAAATCGCCGCGATTTTGGGAACCTTTCTTTGGGAACGCAATTGCATTATCAATCGCATCGGCTGCACTCCTTTTATCTGGCTGCACTGAAAAAGCGTCAACCCAAGCGGCGACCTTTCCGGAAACAAAAGCCGAGTGCGCGGCGACGGCTGTCCCCAATTCCTTTGTCGTTCATTGGAAAGATGGAACCGTTTCTGTTGAACGTGGTTTAACCCGCGAAGATTTTGAACGCGACGTTTTCGAAAAACACAAAGATGACATTCGTTTTGCGGAACAAGATCAAACTATCAAGCTTTCTCCGATGTCTCTTTCGCCAGACTTCGTTTCTGCTGCGGGCTCTGTAGCGGATGTTGGTTCGTCTGCAGCGCCAGAAGACACGTGGGGCCAGACCATCACAGGTGCACAAGAAGCCTGGAATGTAGGGGTTCGTGGCGCCGGGGTAAAGGTGGCGATCATTGATTCTGGAGTCGACATCACTCACCCACAGCTTCGTTCTCGAATTTATGTTAACACTCAAGAAATTGGCGGCAACGGCATCGATGACGATCAAAATGGTTATGTCGACGACGTCTCAGGCTGGGACTTTGACGCCGACCAACCAATCGTTGGTGATTCGGCTGGGCACGGAACCCACGTCGCCGGAATCGTGGCTGCAGATCATATCAATGGAACAGTTCGCGGAATCGCGCCCGAAGCGCAGATCATTCCTTTGGACTTTATGGACTCAAGTGGCCAAGGAAATCTTGGCGACGCGATTCTCGCAATCCAATACGCTGCCGATCAAGGTGCGCGGATCATCAATGCTTCTTGGGGCGGAGCGCCCTGTTCGCAGTCACTCAATCGTGCGATAACCGACCTGGAGGCTCGAGGCATTTTATTTATCGCTGCCGCAGGCAATAGCGGCGTCGATCTCGACCAGCTTCCCGAATACCCAGCTGCGTTCACGATTCCAAGTCAGATCACCGTTGGCGCCTCGACAGCGCGCGACTTCACCGCTGGCTTCTCTAACTACAGCTTTAAACTTGTTCACTTGTTCGCACCGGGAGCCCAAATTCTTAGTACTTATCCGGGTGCACGAAGTGCTTCGTTAAGTGGAACTTCCATGGCCGCCCCCTTTGTCGCGGGTGCCGCTGCGCTCGTCCTGTCGGCTAACCCCGGCGCCTCGGCAGCTCAAGTGAGGTCGGCACTTTTCAACTCAGTCGACCGCGGTGGCTTTGCCGCCAAAACTCAAGGGCGACTTAACATCTCTCGCGCGCTTTCCAGTTTTTAAAAAATCACTGACTTGTGCGACCGCGTCTGTCTCTAGAATGGTAGATCACAACCACTTTTGGAGGACCGATGCTATTTGTTGCACTTTTCTTGATGCAGGCTGGAAACATATCGCTAAAATAGAAACCGTCAAAGTCGCCAAGTTTTTTTCGAATTTCGGAACGATCCACGCCAATAAAGATTTTTTGCTTTTGAATCAAAGAGAAGGTCATTGCCGCTTTTGTACCTTCATCGGCGTTTTTAAACCTGTCCGTCTCAAAGGGAGCCCTGCCCCACCAAATAATTTAGCTGGCAGGATCCGTCTTTTGCGGAAAGAACTTTCCCAAACCACATTTGAATAATTCCGTGAACTGCCGTTATTATAACGTCCCGCTATTTTAGAAATGTCCGATTCCGGCGCAGGGGTACCCGCGGCCGGCGCGACGGCCGAAGGTGCTTTTGCACTAGAATCCACTTCATTTTATATGGGCGTCGGAAGTCCACAATTCGTGAACGACAAAACAAGAATGAAGGTGCCTAAAGACAGAGCGTAAATCGATCTACGACTCATCGTTTTTCCATCGTATCCCACGTCGCCCGCTTTGGTGGCTTCAGTCCGACAGGCAGTAAGGTTCTGTATCGAAATGAGATGGTTTTATGTTCTTTGGAAGTATTGCTGCCGCGCGTCCTGACAGACAGAAGCCCACCTTGCATGCCGCATAGCGCTCTCACTAGTTTCAGAGTCCTAAAAGTTCGCTAAGCGGACCCTTGTTTTCGGAGGGTTGGTGAGGGCCATGCGCCAGTACATTTCGGACCTAAAAGACGTCGTTGGAAAAAAAGTTGAACTCAAAGGTTGGGCGTACAACACGCGTTCGTCGGGAAAAGTAAAATTCCTGGAACTTCGCGACGGGACCGGACTTGTTTCCTGCGTTTACTACAAAGGAACCGATGCTGGACAGTGCAGCGAAGAAGCTTGGACGGCGTTCGACAATGTGACACAAGAAACTTCCGTTAAAGTCACAGGGATCGTGAAGCAACATCCAAAACAGCCGGGAGTTTTTGAAATCGGCGCAGAAGCCTTGGAAGTCATTCATCGCGCCGAAGAATATCCGATCACTCACAAAGAACACGGCACAGATTTTCTTATGGAAAATCGCCATCTCTGGCTTCGCTCAAAACGGCAAACAGCTATTCTTCACGTTCGTCATGAGATCGTAAAAGCCATTCGCGATTTCTTTGATGGTCGCGGCTTCACTTTAACGGACGCGCC comes from the Deltaproteobacteria bacterium genome and includes:
- a CDS encoding S8 family serine peptidase codes for the protein MSNQTQWSSEPTPKSPRFWEPFFGNAIALSIASAALLLSGCTEKASTQAATFPETKAECAATAVPNSFVVHWKDGTVSVERGLTREDFERDVFEKHKDDIRFAEQDQTIKLSPMSLSPDFVSAAGSVADVGSSAAPEDTWGQTITGAQEAWNVGVRGAGVKVAIIDSGVDITHPQLRSRIYVNTQEIGGNGIDDDQNGYVDDVSGWDFDADQPIVGDSAGHGTHVAGIVAADHINGTVRGIAPEAQIIPLDFMDSSGQGNLGDAILAIQYAADQGARIINASWGGAPCSQSLNRAITDLEARGILFIAAAGNSGVDLDQLPEYPAAFTIPSQITVGASTARDFTAGFSNYSFKLVHLFAPGAQILSTYPGARSASLSGTSMAAPFVAGAAALVLSANPGASAAQVRSALFNSVDRGGFAAKTQGRLNISRALSSF